A region from the Drosophila bipectinata strain 14024-0381.07 chromosome 3R, DbipHiC1v2, whole genome shotgun sequence genome encodes:
- the Wdr37 gene encoding WD repeat-containing protein 37 has product MKATKSRAARLTSLTEDVTAVPEDAPFRARLHYLFTQIEREFEQLYLENQSLQEKLDNVTSNKDAKEPQQEQRSTAGGVITTQPSSTALATPPIQTDDGGASFLAAAASSTHKTLKAKLSSATGGSKAKASNKIKAQTSRIVSSFKAPTVVSTVVREFAGHKDGIWQVAAKAGQPIIGTASADHTACIWGVESARCLLQYQGHAGSVNSIKFHQQRDLVLTGSGDGTAHIWQAAVNWEVPKKGHSSEEELDDSDEQVEDRDRVDTLRTPLCEFTGPGGHLSVVVAADWLSSMDQIITGSWDRTAILWDVETGQPLQPLTGHDHELTHVSAHPTQRLVVTASRDTTFRLWDFREAIPAVSVFQGHTETVTSSVFARDDKVVSGSDDRTIKVWELRNMRSALATIRTDSSVNRLAVSTGGIIAIPHDNRQIRLFDLNGQRVARLPRTSRQGHRRMVSSVAWAEEPLLDCDLFSCGFDRRVFGWSIVLPKDN; this is encoded by the exons ATGAAAGCAACCAAATCCCGAGCTGCTCGATTGACCAGCTTGACGGAAGATGTGACTGCTGTGCCCGAGGATGCACCGTTTCGGGCTCGCCTTCATTACCTCTTCACCCAGATTGAACGGGAGTTCGAGCAGCTTTACCTGGAGAATCAAAGCT TGCAGGAAAAGTTGGACAATGTCACAAGCAACAAGGACGCAAAGGAACCTCAGCAAGAGCAGCGATCCACCGCCGGCGGAGTAATCACTACTCAGCCATCGTCCACAGCCTTAGCGACGCCACCCATTCAAACGGATGATGGAGGCGCCAGCTTCTTGGCTGCCGCTGCGTCTAGCACGCACAAGACTCTGAAGGCCAAGCTGAGTAGCGCCACCGGAGGCAGTAAGGCTAAGGCCAGCAATAAGATCAAGGCACAGACCAGTCGCATTGTTTCCAGCTTCAAAGCCCCAACGGTGGTCAGCACGGTGGTGCGAGAGTTTGCAGGTCATAAGGACGGAATCTGGCAGGTGGCCGCCAAGGCAGGTCAGCCTATTATTGGCACAGCCTCCGCTGATCATACAGCGTGCATATGGGGCGTCGAAAGTGCCAGGTGCCTGCTACAGTATCAGGGGCACGCAGGATCTGTCAACTCTATAAAGTTTCACCAGCAACGGGATCTTGTGCTTACCGGGAGTGGAGATGGCACTGCTCACATCTGGCAAGCGGCCGTTAATTGGGAGGTGCCCAA AAAGGGGCACTCATCCGAGGAGGAGTTAGACGATAGCGACGAACAGGTTGAAGACCGTGATCGCGTGGACACCCTTCGCACACCGCTTTGCGAATTCACTGGCCCAGGTGGTCACCTTTCTGTGGTTGTGGCAGCCGACTGGCTTTCCTCTATGGATCAGATCATCACAGGCAGCTGGGATAGGACAGCCATTCTTTGGGACGTGGAGACTGGACAGCCGCTTCAGCCACTTACTGGCCATGACCATGAATTAACTCACGTTTCGGCCCATCCCACACAGCGACTAGTCGTTACTGCATCTAGGGACACCACGTTCCGTCTGTGGGATTTCCGCGAGGCCATTCCTGCAGTGTCTGTCTTTCAGGGCCACACAGAAACGGTCACGTCGAGTGTTTTCGCCAGGGACGACAAGGTTGTGTCCGGGTCGGATGATCGGACTATTAAAGTATGGGAACTGCGCAACATGCGCTCCGCCCTCGCCACAATTCGCACGGATTCCTCAGTCAATCGATTAGCCGTCTCCACTGGAGGAATAATTGCCATCCCACATGACAATCGACAAATTCGTCTCTTTGATTTGAATGGCCAACGTGTGGCCAGGTTACCAAGAACCAGTCGGCAGGGCCACCGGCGCATGGTGTCGTCGGTGGCCTGGGCGGAAGAACCTTTGTTGGATTGCGACCTTTTCTCCTGCGGCTTCGATCGTCGCGTCTTTGGCTGGTCCATCGTCCTGCCGAAGGACAATTGA
- the LOC108128749 gene encoding uncharacterized protein isoform X1, which yields MRKTWVKRENIYYKPFYKQKSKMFLLLIFLVGISFIAYQAFSLNQLPGVPAPWNLQQLRKKHQQMIQSLGKKERDADDFDGGGGGGAGGVAAVPFTGQKDEDPIKIVRGTRLFDYDAYKPNFEGKFRCLDGSKEIAFDRLNDNYCDCEGDGSDEPSTNACSKGKFYCRYQKRHFTGRGLDVYVASSRVNDHVCDCCDGSDEWTTDVKCQNDCA from the exons ATGCGGAAGACATGGGTGAAGAGGGAAAACATTTACTACAAACCATTCTACAAGCAGAAGTCGAAGATGTTCCTGCTTCTCATCTTTCTGGTGGGGATTTCCTTCATCGCCTACCAG GCCTTCTCGCTGAACCAGTTGCCTGGAGTGCCAGCTCCCTGGAATCTGCAGCAACTGCGAAAGAAGCACCAACAGATGATTCAGTCCCTGGGTAAGAAGGAGCGTGACGCGGACGATTTTGATGGcggaggaggcggtggcgCCGGCGGTGTTGCAGCTGTGCCGTTCACAGGTCAAAAGGATGAGGATCCCATCAAGATTGTGCG GGGCACTCGTCTCTTTGACTACGATGCCTATAAGCCAAATTTCGAGGGAAAGTTCCGGTGCCTGGACGGCTCCAAGGAGATCGCGTTCGATCGCCTGAACGACAACTACTGTGACTGCGAGGGCGATGGCAGCGACGAGCCGAGCACCAACGCCTGCTCGAAGGGCAAGTTTTACTGTCGCTACCAGAAGCGGCACTTTACGGGCCGGGGCCTGGATGTCTACGTGGCCAGTAGCCGGGTGAACGACCATGTCTGCGACTGCTGTGATGGCAGCGACGAGTGGACGACTGATGTTAAATGCCAAAATGACTGCGCGTAG
- the fru gene encoding TPR-containing protein DDB_G0280363 codes for MGWNYGSWRLDDINLKQQPHHPQQHRKSQPFSFYARDYYYQQQQQQQQQQPHISLSNGSMRQQQQQQQQHRRHHQEQQLQSIIIDESDDNEIDEEHQQQMRLNFERYMEELKQFVPYDHQETLCNSNTNNSNNKNSNSSNNRDPTNANQMEATTTTTNSNDNANNNNSYANSTRNYNKRQP; via the coding sequence ATGGGCTGGAACTATGGATCCTGGCGCCTCGATGATATTAACCTCAAGCAGCAGCCACATCATCCCCAGCAGCATCGCAAGTCTCAGCCTTTTAGCTTTTATGCACGCGACTACTActaccaacagcaacagcagcagcagcagcaacaaccacACATTTCCCTAAGCAACGGCAGCatgcggcaacagcaacaacagcagcagcagcacagaCGCCACCACCAGGAGCAGCAACTACAGTCGATCATCATAGACGAGAGCGACGATAATGAAATAGATGAGGAGCATCAGCAGCAGATGAGGCTGAATTTCGAGCGCTATATGGAGGAGCTGAAGCAGTTCGTCCCCTACGATCACCAAGAAACTTTGTGCAATAGCAACACCAATAATagtaacaacaaaaacagtaacagcagcaacaacagagaTCCCACAAATGCCAATCAAATGGAAGCTACTACAACTACTACTAATAGTAACGATAatgctaataataataatagttatGCTAACAGTACTAGGAATTACAACAAAAGGCAGCCGTAA
- the Vti1b gene encoding vesicle transport through interaction with t-SNAREs homolog 1B, with product MSNAGYSQLPSGSGDHERRQAQLVANTYDVLQRTGESIQRSNQIAIETENMGAEVLGELGEQRESLLRTTRRLEDANEDLSKSRAIIRKLSREVLYNKIILILIIVLEVGILIGLLVLKFAHL from the exons ATGTCCAATGCCGGCTACAGCCAGCTGCCTAGCGGCAGTGGCGACCACGAGCGACGACAGGCTCAGCTGGTGGCCAACACCTATGACGTGCTCCAACGAACAGGCGAGAGTATCCAACGTTCCAACCAGATTGCCATCGAAACGGAGAATATGGGGGCGGAG GTTCTAGGCGAGCTGGGAGAGCAGCGAGAGTCTCTATTGCGCACCACGCGCCGATTGGAGGATGCCAACGAGGATCTTTCCAAGTCTCGAGCCATCATTCGGAAGCTGAGTCGGGAAGTGCTTTATAATAAGATCATTCTAATACTCATTATCGTGCTGGAAGTGGGCATCCTTATCGGGCTCCTGGTGCTTAAGTTCGCGCACCTGTAG
- the LOC108128743 gene encoding LOW QUALITY PROTEIN: uncharacterized protein (The sequence of the model RefSeq protein was modified relative to this genomic sequence to represent the inferred CDS: substituted 1 base at 1 genomic stop codon), producing MLGGGSGERLCTPSTSAGPFRIFSVAGFQNRANDIVYCPPIVRQQAQHVPEDSTAIIYFGGDVQDFPESMETNRDSRGYMKYNLENSAILLREAFPRSHIIVIRPVRMEFKTFSCFDNFVRGNNAGVPDHTPMNHALQHLEKLLQNLSQRLISIPENEILDQAAQAAAAAAAVAAAAAAAALTLSNATVNAESSSQSSPGNDSSQDMDIDILQVQENVTVDADGAVIFPIVGSDAAEIVNNVSGNNGNSHQEQVNNHQEQANNQPQTAAAIKMASTTAANNVEHQNNDCGTGQARQASVVSANPAATTSGATATVTSDSNPLWWRENLNLDKSKLVLIGFSKGCVVLNQFIYEFHYLKTLTPDDSSMCRLLSRISDMYWLDGGHGGQKNTWITSRSLLETLTRMGMNIHVHLTPYQVQDDRRPWIRKEEKLFTEMLRRLNAPITRHLHYDNQPANLMTHFEVLQAFCQHVHALNQQAQQQQQQQQIQQQQGVGGGINEQTATTNNGSNSILEASEEAKXQLQLHPHHHRRRLHAMRKGTAALKRQQVAQLRQHHRQLLANTPELALASTSSSRIAAALISSAVALSASSASIVNNHHHGHMQQQQHQQQQQQQPQIRHHPHTPHQQLQSHRHHHHHHSHHHHHHHSHSHSHSQHHHHQCRSKRKLQKLYYTLCR from the exons ATGCTTGGCGGCGGCAGCGGGGAGCGTCTGTGCACGCCAAGCACTTCGGCCGGTCCCTTCCGCATCTTCTCCGTGGCCGGCTTCCAGAACCGGGCCAATGACATCGTCTACTGTCCCCCGATCGTACGCCAGCAGGCGCAGCATGTGCCCGAGGACTCCACGGCCATCATATACTTTGGCGGCGACGTCCAGGACTTTCCCGAGAGCATGGAGACGAACCGCGACAGTAGGGGTTACATGAAGTACAACCTGGAGAACTCGGCCATCTTGCTGCGCGAGGCTTTCCCCCGGTCGCACATCATCGTTATCCGGCCAGTTCG CATGGAGTTTAAGACCTTCAGCTGCTTcgacaattttgtgaggggcAACAATGCCGGTGTTCCAGACCACACGCCCATGAATCACGCCCTTCAGCACTTGGAAAA GTTGCTACAAAACTTGTCCCAACGCCTGATCTCCATACCCGAAAACGAGATACTGGACCAAGCGGCTCAGGCGGCGGCAGCTGCGGcggctgtggctgctgctgctgcagccgcTGCCCTGACCCTCTCCAACGCCACCGTCAACGCGGAGTCCAGCTCGCAGTCGTCCCCGGGCAATGACAGTAGCCAGGACATGGACATCGACATCTTGCAGGTGCAGGAGAACGTCACAGTTGATGCGGACGGTGCTGTTATATTTCCGATTGTTGGAAGCGATGCGGCCGAAATAGTGAACAATGTCTCGGGGAACAATGGCAACAGCCACCAGGAGCAGGTCAACAACCACCAGGAGCAGGCCAATAATCAGCCGCAGACGGCGGCGGCCATCAAGATGGCTTCCACAACGGCAGCCAACAATGTTGAGCATCAGAACAATGACTGCGGCACGGGGCAGGCGAGGCAGGCTTCAGTGGTCAGTGCCAATCCGGCGGCTACAACTTCGGGCGCCACAGCAACGGTCACCAGTGATAGCAATCCGCTGTGGTGGCGGGAGAACCTCAACTTGGACAAGTCCAAGCTAGTGCTGATTGGCTTTAGCAAGGGCTGCGTCGTGCTCAATCAA TTCATCTATGAGTTCCACTATCTGAAGACCCTCACGCCCGATGACAGCAGCATGTGTCGGCTGCTGTCGCGCATCTCGGACATGTACTGGCTGGATGGCGGCCACGGAGGGCAGAAGAACACATGGATCACATCGCGCAGCCTGTTGGAGACACTCACGCGCATGG GCATGAACATCCATGTGCATCTAACGCCCTACCAAGTGCAGGACGATCGGCGGCCGTGGATTCGGAAGGAGGAGAAGCTATTCACAGAGATGCTGAGGCGGCTGAATGCGCCGATCACGAGGCACTTGCACTACGACAACCAGCCGGCCAATCTGATGACCCACTTCGAGGTGCTCCAAGCCTTCTGCCAGCATGTCCACGCTCTGAATCAGcaggcccagcagcagcagcagcaacaacagatccagcagcagcagggcgTTGGAGGTGGAATCAACGAGCAGACAGCGACGACAAATAATGGGAGCAACAGTATACTGGAGGCTAGCGAGGAGGCAAAGTGACAGCTTCAACTGCATCCGCATCATCACAGGCGTCGCTTGCACGCAATGCGCAAGGGCACTGCCGCCCTGAAGCGCCAGCAGGTCGCCCAGCTCCGCCAGCACCATCGGCAGCTGCTGGCCAACACTCCGGAGCTTGCGCTggcctccacctcctcctcgcGCATAGCTGCAGCACTGATCTCCTCGGCGGTGGCATTGAGCGCCTCATCCGCGAGCATTGTAAATAATCATCACCACGGCCatatgcaacaacaacaacaccagcagcagcaacagcaacaaccgCAGATACGCCATCATCCGCACACGCCGCACCAGCAACTGCAGTCGCACCGAcaccaccatcatcatcactcgcaccaccaccatcaccaccacagccacagccacagccactCGCAGCACCATCACCATCAGTGTCGCTCGAAACGCAAACTGCAGAAATTGTATTATACGCTTTGCCGTTAG
- the LOC108128746 gene encoding potassium channel subfamily K member 16 — translation MPNKFQRKISPMSGGGVQRASSVSSSPSNQPRKRVKRCCRNFVTFMCTQVGVGALIVIYAICGAFAFMNIERQFIDGTADQVLELRQNCSQQLWSITEKHNLIDRRKWSEDTNAVLRDYQAQIAGVIKQGYVGRSPEQIWSFPAALMFCLSVITMIGYGNMVPRTPWGKGFTVIYASIGIPLYILYFLNMGRVLARSFKFLYRSMHDCTQEHPRLDRLDALEGGVSLPRKKIIVPSTACLWVIFFYVLTGTVMFANWEKWSFLNSFYFCMTSLCKIGFGDFVPGASLTTAADVNAATHKLQEDISADPDELAQLQSVAADQHSKLAINFVYMLLGMGLVAMCRNLMREEVRVKLREMREDAKLCMEDTRLRFVGCCGSPRDGYDSDYY, via the coding sequence ATgccaaacaaatttcaaagaaaaatcTCTCCGATGAGCGGGGGAGGAGTGCAAAGGGCCTCCAGCGTTTCCTCCTCTCCCAGCAACCAGCCGCGGAAGCGTGTGAAGCGCTGCTGCCGTAACTTCGTCACCTTTATGTGCACCCAGGTGGGCGTGGGCGCCCTGATCGTGATCTACGCCATATGCGGAGCCTTCGCTTTCATGAACATAGAACGGCAGTTCATCGACGGCACCGCCGACCAGGTGCTGGAGCTGCGCCAGAACTGCTCCCAGCAGCTGTGGAGCATCACGGAGAAGCACAACTTGATCGACCGTCGCAAGTGGTCGGAGGACACCAACGCCGTGCTCCGCGACTACCAGGCCCAGATAGCGGGAGTGATCAAGCAGGGCTATGTGGGCCGGAGCCCTGAACAGATTTGGAGCTTCCCGGCGGCACTAATGTTCTGCTTGTCGGTTATAACCATGATAGGCTACGGGAACATGGTGCCACGGACGCCCTGGGGCAAGGGATTCACTGTGATCTACGCCAGCATCGGCATACCCCTGTACATACTGTACTTCCTGAACATGGGCAGGGTCCTGGCCCGCTCGTTCAAGTTCCTCTACCGGTCCATGCACGACTGCACCCAGGAGCATCCGCGTTTGGACCGCCTGGACGCTCTCGAAGGGGGTGTCAGCCTTCCTCGGAAGAAGATCATTGTGCCCTCCACCGCCTGCCTGTGGGTGATATTCTTCTATGTCCTCACGGGCACTGTGATGTTTGCCAACTGGGAGAAGTGGAGCTTCCTGAACAGCTTCTACTTTTGCATGACGTCGCTCTGCAAGATTGGCTTCGGAGACTTTGTGCCAGGGGCTTCGCTAACGACTGCTGCGGACGTTAACGCAGCCACTCACAAGCtccaggaggatatatccgcCGACCCGGATGAGCTGGCTCAGCTGCAGTCCGTGGCCGCCGACCAGCACTCGAAGCTGGCCATCAACTTCGTGTATATGCTGCTCGGAATGGGCCTGGTGGCCATGTGCCGGAACCTCATGCGGGAGGAGGTCCGGGTGAAGCTGCGAGAGATGCGGGAGGACGCCAAGCTGTGCATGGAGGACACGCGACTGCGTTTTGTGGGCTGCTGTGGGAGTCCCCGGGATGGCTACGACAGCGACTACTACTAG
- the koko gene encoding cyclin-Q gives MKNVLDVMSLQQHVESNKAQTIKPIDYRKLNKPGLVPHYIFECAAKLKMKPLTAACAAIVYHRFFREVKPSDYDEFLIAASSLYLAGKIKDDESVKIRDVINVAYCTLNRGSTPLDLNDEYWSMRDAIVQAELLITRTLGFDLNIDLAHKYLLYYMKTLQDWVGAEVWNSVPIAKAAASYLQDFHHSANILKYKPTHVAIGCLSLALQTYGVQVPLTDESDESSMWYKPLVKDFTRENQWEIIENVIEVYKNEAFLNAA, from the exons ATGAAAAACGTTTTGGATGTAATGTCGCTTCAGCAGCACGTGGAGTCGAACAAGGCACAGACCATCAAGCCCATCGATTATCG TAAGCTCAACAAGCCTGGACTGGTCCCCCACTACATCTTTGAATGCGCCGCCAAACTTAAAATGAAACCTTTGACTGCAGCCTGTGCTGCCATTGTCTATCATCGCTTCTTCCGGGAGGTTAAGCCCAGTGACTACGATGAGTTC CTAATTGCTGCCTCGTCCTTGTACCTGGCTGGAAAAATCAAGGACGACGAAAGCGTCAAGATAAGAGATGTGATCAACGTGGCATATTGTACTTTAAACCGCGGCAGTACTCCACTGGATCTCAACGATGAGTACTGGTCTATGCGCGATGCTATTGTCCAAGCGGAGCTCCTAATAACCCGCACTTTGGGCTTTGATCTCAATATTGATCTGGCTCACAAG tATCTCCTCTACTACATGAAAACCCTCCAAGACTGGGTTGGCGCCGAGGTTTGGAACTCTGTTCCTATCGCCAAGGCGGCTGCCTCCTATTTGCAAGACTTTCACCATAGCGCCAACATCCTCAAGTACAAACCCACCCATGTGGCCATCGGGTGCCTCTCGCTGGCCCTGCAAACCTACGGCGTTCAGGTCCCACTGACTGACGAATCCGATGAATCTTCCATGTGGTACAAACCATTGGTCAAGGACTTTACCCGCGAAAACCAATGGGAGATAATCGAGAATGTGATTGAGGTGTACAAAAATGAGGCATTCCTAAACGCCGCCTAA
- the LOC108128749 gene encoding uncharacterized protein isoform X2 yields the protein MRKTWVKRENIYYKPFYKQKSKMFLLLIFLVGISFIAYQLPGVPAPWNLQQLRKKHQQMIQSLGKKERDADDFDGGGGGGAGGVAAVPFTGQKDEDPIKIVRGTRLFDYDAYKPNFEGKFRCLDGSKEIAFDRLNDNYCDCEGDGSDEPSTNACSKGKFYCRYQKRHFTGRGLDVYVASSRVNDHVCDCCDGSDEWTTDVKCQNDCA from the exons ATGCGGAAGACATGGGTGAAGAGGGAAAACATTTACTACAAACCATTCTACAAGCAGAAGTCGAAGATGTTCCTGCTTCTCATCTTTCTGGTGGGGATTTCCTTCATCGCCTACCAG TTGCCTGGAGTGCCAGCTCCCTGGAATCTGCAGCAACTGCGAAAGAAGCACCAACAGATGATTCAGTCCCTGGGTAAGAAGGAGCGTGACGCGGACGATTTTGATGGcggaggaggcggtggcgCCGGCGGTGTTGCAGCTGTGCCGTTCACAGGTCAAAAGGATGAGGATCCCATCAAGATTGTGCG GGGCACTCGTCTCTTTGACTACGATGCCTATAAGCCAAATTTCGAGGGAAAGTTCCGGTGCCTGGACGGCTCCAAGGAGATCGCGTTCGATCGCCTGAACGACAACTACTGTGACTGCGAGGGCGATGGCAGCGACGAGCCGAGCACCAACGCCTGCTCGAAGGGCAAGTTTTACTGTCGCTACCAGAAGCGGCACTTTACGGGCCGGGGCCTGGATGTCTACGTGGCCAGTAGCCGGGTGAACGACCATGTCTGCGACTGCTGTGATGGCAGCGACGAGTGGACGACTGATGTTAAATGCCAAAATGACTGCGCGTAG